A region of Lathamus discolor isolate bLatDis1 chromosome 14, bLatDis1.hap1, whole genome shotgun sequence DNA encodes the following proteins:
- the PPM1E gene encoding protein phosphatase 1E isoform X2: MRRKMEDKHVCIPDFNMLFNLEDQEEQAYFAVFDGHGGVDAAIYASIHLHVNMVHQEMFQHDPAEALCRAFRVTDERFVQKAARESLRCGTTGVVTFIRGNMLHVAWLGDSQVMLVRRGQAVELMKPHKPDREDEKKRIEALGGCVVWFGAWRVNGSLSVSRAIGDAEHKPYICGDADSASTVLDGSEDYLILACDGFYDTVNPDEAVKVVADHLKENNGDSSMVAHKLVASARDAGSSDNITVIVVFLRDMNAAVNVSEESDWTENSFQGGQEDNGEDKENHGDCKRPWPQHQCSAPADLGYEGRVDSFTDRTSLSIGSSINLFDDQSYLDLTKTETSTPQSAKCLPPIQVFSPGIPKSANLIDGLRVKNESPECTTSSMCGQSNPREYNAPLSLGATGQSIYRAKGISPIFLGLEDELFKSLGKRAALFRFRLCSWKRQRGARLKPKFHTLLLAHEPPHADGASLSLPVWGRRSARVWGRHSPCWRLAGHRAYTESVVLMRRQSHCIPESYLHQCCKM, translated from the exons ATGCGCAGGAAGATGGAAGACAAGCACGTCTGCATCCCAGACTTCAACATGCTCTTCAACCTCGAG GATCAAGAGGAGCAAGCttattttgcagtgtttgaTGGTCACGGGGGAGTGGATGCTGCCATCTATGCCTCCATCCATCTCCATGTGAACATGGTCCATCAGGAGATGTTTCAGCATGACCCAGCAGAAGCACTGTGCCGAGCTTTTCGGGTGACCGATGAGCGCTTTGTCCAGAAGGCAGCCAGAGAG AGTCTGCGTTGTGGAACCACTGGGGTGGTGACTTTCATCCGAGGAAATATGCTGCATGTGGCTTGGCTCGGGGACTCCCAAGTTATGCTCGTAAGGAGAGGCCAAGCTGTGGAACTGATGAAACCCCACAAACCAGATCGGGAG GATGAGAAGAAGCGCATTGAGGCACTTGGtggctgtgtggtctggtttgGAGCCTGGAGGGTGAATGGGAGCCTGTCAGTCTCCAGAGCTATTG GGGATGCTGAGCACAAGCCATACATCTGTGGGGATGCAGACTCTGCCTCCACTGTACTAGATGGCTCTGAAGACTACCTCATTTTAGCCTGTGACGGTTTCTATGACACAGTCAATCCCGATGAGGCAGTCAAAGTGGTGGCTGACCATCTAAAGGAGAATAATGGCGACAGCAGCATGGTAGCACATAAATTAGTGGCATCTGCTCGAGATGCCGGTTCCAGCGACAACATTACTGTCATTGTGGTATTTCTCAGGGACATGAACGCAGCAGTCAATGTTAGCGAGGAGTCAGACTGGACAGAGAACTCTTTTCAAGGTGGGCAGGAAGACAACGGGGAAGATAAAGAAAACCATGGAGACTGCAAACGGCCGTGGCCCCAGCACCAGTGCTCGGCACCTGCAGATCTAGGGTATGAGGGACGGGTGGATTCTTTCACCGACAGAACTAGCTTAAGCATAGGGTCAAGCATCAACCTGTTTGACGATCAAAGCTATTTAGACCTGACAAAAACAGAAACTAGTACACCTCAGAGTGCCAAATGTCTGCCACCAATTCAAGTGTTTAGTCCTGGCATACCAAAGAGTGCAAATTTGATCGATGGCTTAAGAGTGAAGAATGAATCACCAGAGTGCACCACATCATCAATGTGTGGACAGAGCAATCCCAGGGAGTACAACGCTCCTCTTAGTTTGGGTGCTACAGGGCAGAGCATCTACAGGGCGAAGGGTATATCCCCCATTTTCCTTGGGCTGGAAGATGAACTATTCAAATCCTTGGGAAAACGAGCCGCGCTCTTTCGCTTCCGgctctgcagctggaagaggcaACGAGGAGCCAGGCTCAAACCAAAGTTTCACACGCTGCTCTTGGCTCATGAGCCTCCCCACGCAGATGGAGCAAGTCTGTCCCTACCTGTCTGGGGCCGCAGGAGCGCAAGGGTGTGGGGCAGACACTCCCCGTGCTGGAGGCTGGCTGGTCACAGAGCGTACACTGAAAGCGTGGTTTTGATGCGAAGACAAAGTCATTGTATACCAGAGTCATACCTTCATCAATGCTGTAAAATGTAA
- the TRIM37 gene encoding E3 ubiquitin-protein ligase TRIM37 isoform X7, with protein MKKMRKTSVKVIMKNLVFSAGPVRSVSVISVRFGEECCIFPGETAVIGWNHGGHTFKPLAEIYEQHVTKVNEEVVKLRRRLMELISLVQEVERNVDAVRSAKDERVREIRNAVEMMIARLDTQLKNKLITLMGQKTSLTQETELLESLLQEVEHQLRSCSKSELISKSSEILMMFQQVHRKPMASFVTTPVPPDFTSELVPAYDSTTFILENFSTLRQRADPVYSPPLQVSGLCWRLKVYPDGNGVVRGYYLSVFLELSAGLPETSKYEYRVEMVHQSTNDPTKNIIREFASDFEVGECWGYNRFFRLDLLANEGYLNRQNDTVILRFQVRSPTFFQKCRDQHWYIAQLEAAQTSYIQQINNLKERLAIELSRTQKSRGISPPDTHLSPQNDDGPESRSKKSGQSTEALLENVAAPGLVRDSKEEEEEKIQHEDFNHELSDGDLDIDLAGEDEVNHLDGSSSSASSTATSNTEENDIDEETMSGENDVEYSSNMELEEGDLMEDAAAAASPGASGTSHSYISASGRPSRRGGSALGSTASSSLLDIDPLILIHLLDLKDRNGMENLWGLQPRPPPSFLQNRASSYSLKDRDQRRHQAMWRVPPDLKMLKRLKTQMAEVRSKMSDVKNQLSEVRSSNPGSCDGQPTFFSIEQGALAACGTESCSKLQEIGMELLTKSSVTSCYIRNSSSKKSNSPKTIRSGAAGSLSLRRAMDCVDSSLRLKGDTQTSEGGVGSSKLSGRHHSVRALPNSSVPESLPKTEERPCDGSDSDMGVSGLNGLAAVEKTRKVGALGSTSKGCRTEGAQAGGLESSSDTGDLQAVLSEGASAGPEEAGVCQKHVLHLLPGMSSDSDIECDTENEEQEDGASASAGFNQAFSVQSSSEVALLVMDAGSSLVSASERCAAFPEGDQACPDDLSFATGEDSTSR; from the exons GAGAGGAATGTAGATGCAGTGCGTAGTGCGAAGGATGAACGAGTTCGGGAAATCAGGAATGCAGTGGAGATGATGATTGCCCGATTAGACACTCAGCTGAAGAATAAGCTTATAACGTTGATGG GTCAAAAGACGTCACTTACTCAAGAAACTGAACTTCTGGAATCCCTGCTTCAAGAAGTAGAACATCAG ttACGATCGTGCAGTAAGAGTGAGTTGATCTCCAAAAGTTCGGAGATCCTGATGATGTTCCAGCAGGTTCATCGGAAGCCTATGGCTTCATTTGTCACCACTCCTGTCCCCCCAGACTTCACAAG TGAATTGGTTCCAGCCTATGACTCAACTACATTTATCTTGGAAAACTTCAG TACATTGCGCCAGCGAGCAGATCCTGTGTACAGTCCACCTCTGCAAGTGTCAGGACTTTGCTGGAGATTAAAAGTTTATCCA GATGGAAATGGTGTGGTACGGGGCTACTACCTGTCTGTGTTCTTGGAGCTGTCCGCTGGATTGCCAGAGACATCCAA GTATGAGTACCGTGTAGAAATGGTTCACCAGTCCACCAACGATCCCACCAAAAACATAATTCGAGAGTTTGCCTCTGATTTTGAAGTTGGAGAATGCTGGGGTTACAACAGGTTCTTTCGTTTGGACTTGCTAGCCAATGAAGGCTATTTAAACAGGCAAAATGACACTGTGATCCTAAG GTTTCAGGTGCGCTCGCCAACCTTCTTCCAAAAGTGCCGAGATCAACACTGGTACATTGCTCAATTAGAAGCTGCTCAGACAAGTTATATCCAACAAATAAATAACCTTAAAGAA AGGCTTGCAATTGAACTTTCCCGGACCCAGAAATCACGAGGCATTTCACCTCCAGACACTCATCTGAGTCCCCAGAATGATGATGGTCCAGAATCGAGATCAAAGAAATCTGGACAAAGCACTGAAGCACTGCTTGAGAATGTTGCTGCTCCAGGATTAGTGCGCGATagcaaggaagaggaggaagagaagatcCAGCATGAAGACTTTAAT CATGAGCTCTCTGATGGTGACTTGGATATAGATCTTGCTGGAGAAGATGAGGTAAACCACCTTGatggcagcagctcttcagctAGTTCAACAGCAACTAGtaacactgaagaaaatgatATTGATGAAGAGACTAT GTCTGGAGAAAATGATGTGGAATATAGCAGTAATATGGAGTTGGAAGAAGGCGATCTGATGGAGGATGCAGCGGCCGCTGCTAGTCCTGGAGCATCAG GTACTAGCCACAGCTACATCAGTGCAAGTGGAAGACCTTCAAGGCGGGGAGGAAGTGCCCTAGGCTCAACAGCCAGTAGCAGTTTACTAGATATAGATCCCTTAATTTTAATCCACTTGCTGGATCTAAAAGATAGAAATGGAATGGAAAACCTCTGGGGCCTTCAGCCACGTCCACCTCCCTCTTTTCTGCAGAATAGAG CATCATCCTATTCTCTAAAAGATCGAGACCAGCGGAGGCACCAGGCGATGTGGCGCGTGCCCCCTGACTTGAAGATGCTGAAAAGGCTCAAAACGCAGATGGCTGAAGTTCGAAGCAAAATGTCTGATGTGAAAAACCAGCTGTCAGAAGTGAGAAGCAGCAACCCTGGCTCGTGTGATGGGCAGCCCACCTTCTTCTCCATTGAGCAAGGCGCTTTAGCTGCCTGTGGAACAGAAAGCTGCAGCAAGCTGCAAGAAATAGGAATGGAGCTACTGACAAAGTCTTCAGTTACCAGTTGTTACATAAGGAATT cttcAAGTAAGAAAAGTAACTCACCCAAAACTATTCGCTCTGGAGCAGCAGGCAGCCTGTCTTTACGGAGAGCTATGGACTGTGTGGACAGCAGTCTTCGCTTAAAGGGAGACACTCAAACTTCTGAAG GTGGCGTAGGGAGCTCCAAGTTGAGTGGTCGGCACCATTCTGTCAGGGCCCTGCCTAACAGCAGTGTCCCTGAGTCACTGCCAAAGACAGAGGAGAGGCCTTGTGATGGTTCAGATTCTGATATGGGAGTTTCTGGCTTAAATGGCTTAGCTGCTGTAGAGAAGACGAGGAAAGTTGGTGCTCTAGG GTCAACTTCTAAAGGGTGTCGTACAGAAGGAGCCCAGGCAGGTGGtctggagagcagctctgacACGGGTGACCTACAGGCTGTCCTTTCTGAGGGGGCTTCTGCAGGGCCAGAAGAAG CTGGGGTATGTCAGAAGCATGTCCTTCATCTCCTACCAGGAATGAGCAGTGACAGCGACATTGAATGTGACACAGAAAACGAAGAGCAGGAAGATGGTGCCTCTGCCTCAGCGGGGTTTAACCAGGCCTTCTCGGTCCAGTCCTCCAGCGAAG TTGCTCTTCTGGTAATGGATGCTGGGTCTTCTTTGGTTTCAGCCTCGGAGCGGTGCGCAGCATTCCCGGAGGGTGACCAAGCCTGTCCTGATGATCTCAGCTTTGCGACTGGAGAAGACAGCACCAG CAGGTAG